The window GATGCTCGACGATCTGGGGATGAGCGAGGTCGTCTATGGCCTCGCCGCCGGCATCTTCTTCATCGGCTATCTGGCGTTCGGCGTGCCGAGCAACCTGATCCTCCAGCGGGTCGGCGCACGGCGCTGGATCGCGGTGATGATGGTGGTGTGGGGCGTCTTCTCGGTCGGGCTGATGTTCGTGCGGACCCCGATCGAATTCTACGTCCTGCGCTTCCTGACAGGTGCTGCGGAGGCGGGATTCTTCCCTGGCATCGTCTTCTATCTGACGCGCTGGTTTCCGCCCGAACGCCACGGCCGGGTGATGACGGTGTTCATGTCGGCCATCCCGATGTCGGGCGTGCTGGGCGGGCCGGTATCGGGCTGGATCCTGGCGCATTTTCGCGAGGGGCAGGGTGGGCTGCTCGATTGGCAGTGGCTCTATCTGTTGCAAGGCGCGCCGACCGTGCTGCTGGGCGTGCTGGTGTGGTTCGTATTGAGCGACGGGATCGAGACTGCGCCGTGGCTGACGCCCGACGAGCGTACGGCTCTGACCGATGCCCTGCGCCGCGGCGATGAGGCGCAAGGCGAGGCTCCCGTTTCGCTGCGCATCGCTTTGCTCGAAGGCGGATTGTGGACGCTCGGCCTGATCTATTTCTGCATCCAGAGCGGGGTCTATGCGATCAACTTCTGGCTGCCGACGATCATCAGCGCGAGCGGCGAGACCGAACCGCTGATGATCGGGTTGATGAGCGCGGTGCCCTATGCCGCTGCGGTCGTCTTCATGCTGCTGCTCGGCCGGTCAGGCGATCGTCGGAACGAGCGGCGCTGGCACCTGATCGTCCCGATGGCCGTGGGCGCGATCGGCCTGCTGCTCGCGGGCGGTGCGCCGAATGCGGTCGGCCTCTCGCTGTTCGGCATGACGCTGGCGGCGGCAGGCGCGCTGTCGGCGCTGCCGATGTTTTGGCCGATCGCCAATCGCTATCTCAGCGCCTCGACCGCCGCCGGCGGCCTCGCGCTGATCAACTCGATCGGGCAGATTGCGGGCTTCCTGAGCCCCTATATGGTCGGCTGGATTAAGCAGGCGTCGGGCACGACCAGCCTTGCTCTGTTCGTCCTCGCCGCCGCCTTGCTGATCGGCATCGCTCTCGTCCTGCGCGCGACCGCACGGCCGGGGATGCGATAGGCCGATGCGCATCGTCATCGCCCCGGATTCGTTCAAGGAGAGCCTGAGCGCGCGCGATGTCGCCCACGCGATCGAGAGCGGCTTTCGCGACGTGCTTCCCGACGCGGACTATGCCTGCATCCCGATGGCGGACGGCGGGGAGGGGACGCTCGACGCGCTGATCGACGCGACGGGAGGCGAGCGCGTGCCCTGCACCGTCACCGGGCCGCTGGGCGCGCCGGTCGACGCGCTGTTCGGGATCCTTGGCGACGGGCGGGGCGCGATCATCGAAATGGCGTCCGCCAGCGGGTTGATGCTGGTGCCGGAGGGGGAGCGCGATGTGATGCGCGCGACGACCTATGGCGTCGGCCAACTCATCGTCGCGGCGCTCGAT is drawn from Sphingomonas crocodyli and contains these coding sequences:
- a CDS encoding MFS transporter, with protein sequence MDERSDLDRSYRKIGLRLIPFLFVCYLFNYIDRVNVGFAKLRMLDDLGMSEVVYGLAAGIFFIGYLAFGVPSNLILQRVGARRWIAVMMVVWGVFSVGLMFVRTPIEFYVLRFLTGAAEAGFFPGIVFYLTRWFPPERHGRVMTVFMSAIPMSGVLGGPVSGWILAHFREGQGGLLDWQWLYLLQGAPTVLLGVLVWFVLSDGIETAPWLTPDERTALTDALRRGDEAQGEAPVSLRIALLEGGLWTLGLIYFCIQSGVYAINFWLPTIISASGETEPLMIGLMSAVPYAAAVVFMLLLGRSGDRRNERRWHLIVPMAVGAIGLLLAGGAPNAVGLSLFGMTLAAAGALSALPMFWPIANRYLSASTAAGGLALINSIGQIAGFLSPYMVGWIKQASGTTSLALFVLAAALLIGIALVLRATARPGMR